GAATACCCAGGGGTTCTGCATCGCGGCGCGGCCAATCATGACGCCGGAGACCGCGGTTTCGCGCTTGCGCCGTGCGAGGTCCGCGCCGGTGGAAATGTCGCCATTGCCGATGACCGGGATTTTCACCGCCTGGGCGCAGGCGTCGATGACTTCCCAATTCGCCTCTCCCGAGTAGCCCTGCGAGCGGGTGCGGCCGTGGACGGCGATGGCCTCCATCCCGCAGTCCTCGAGGATGCGGCAGACTTCCACCGCGTTGACGGTCTTGTCATCCCAGCCGATCCGCATCTTGGCGGTCACCGGCACTTCGCCGCCGACGCCTTTTTTCACGCCCGCGGCGACCGAGGCGAGGGTCGGGCAGTCCTTCAAAAGCGAGGAGCCGCCGTTCTTGGCGACCACCTTGTTGACCGGGCAGCCGAAGTTGATGTCGATGAAGTCGGGTTGCTTCCAGCCGATGATCTTTTTCGCGGCCTCGCCCATGCGCTCGCCGTCGCCGCCGAAAAGCTGCACGCCCACCGGCCGCTGTTCATCGGTGAATTCGGTGTATTTCCGCGTCCGCTCATCGGCCTGCATGATGCCCTCCGCCGAGACGAACTCGGTGACCATCACGTCCGCGCCGAGTTCCTTGCAGATCTGGCGGAAGACCAGGTCCGTCACCCCGGCCATGGGGGCCAGATAGAGGGGGAACGCGCCGTTTTGGAACCAAGGGAGCACGCGGGGAAGGTAAGTTCCAAGGGAGAAGTGCCAAGTGCCAAGAACGACGGCCGGAAGCGGCAGGCTTGCCGTTTCGCCGATGTGGACATATTTTGTCCCCATGAAGACGGCCACCGTGCGGGACCTCCGGAACGACTTCGCCAAGCTCGAAGCCTGGCTGGGGGAGGGGGAGGAAATCCGCATCGAACGCCGCGGCGAGCCGATCGCGATGCTCACGCCGTTGAAGGTAGCCGAGGGGGAGAAGATCAAGATACCGGACTTTGAAGCGAGGCGCCGTGCCATTTGGGGCGACCGGGTTTTCAGCGAAGAGGAAGTGAAAGCGATGCGCGAGGAAGAGCTGGGTGACCGCGGATGAGTGCTTTTCCCGACACTTCATTCCTTTACGCGGTTTACCGCACTCAGGATAACTCGTCCCGAGCGGACATTTGGATGT
This sequence is a window from Luteolibacter arcticus. Protein-coding genes within it:
- a CDS encoding type II toxin-antitoxin system Phd/YefM family antitoxin, whose protein sequence is MKTATVRDLRNDFAKLEAWLGEGEEIRIERRGEPIAMLTPLKVAEGEKIKIPDFEARRRAIWGDRVFSEEEVKAMREEELGDRG
- the dusB gene encoding tRNA dihydrouridine synthase DusB produces the protein MGTKYVHIGETASLPLPAVVLGTWHFSLGTYLPRVLPWFQNGAFPLYLAPMAGVTDLVFRQICKELGADVMVTEFVSAEGIMQADERTRKYTEFTDEQRPVGVQLFGGDGERMGEAAKKIIGWKQPDFIDINFGCPVNKVVAKNGGSSLLKDCPTLASVAAGVKKGVGGEVPVTAKMRIGWDDKTVNAVEVCRILEDCGMEAIAVHGRTRSQGYSGEANWEVIDACAQAVKIPVIGNGDISTGADLARRKRETAVSGVMIGRAAMQNPWVFREAKHFLETGETLPPVPLEDRWSLVLRHCRLAVNSARYGAEKHAMMSMRARLMAYCKGFPGAKELRQRLAQVQSVAEVEDIAALSLATAADMAEV